A genome region from Camelina sativa cultivar DH55 chromosome 10, Cs, whole genome shotgun sequence includes the following:
- the LOC104716926 gene encoding V-type proton ATPase subunit c''1: MSGVVALGHASSWGAALVRISPYTFSAIGIAISIGVSVLGAAWGIYITGSSLIGAAIEAPRITSKNLISVIFCEAVAIYGVIVAIILQTKLESVPSSKMYDAESLRAGYAIFASGIIVGFANLVCGLCVGIIGSSCALSDAQNSTLFVKILVIEIFGSALGLFGVIVGIIMSAQATWPTK, encoded by the exons ATGTCTGGTGTGGTTGCTCTTGGTCATGCGAGCTCGTGGGGTGCAGCGCTGGTAAGGATCTCGCCGTACACTTTCTCCGCAATCGGAATCGCCATCTCGATCGGCGTCTCTGTCCTCGGTGCCGCCTG GGGAATTTACATTACAGGAAGTAGTTTGATCGGTGCGGCTATTGAAGCTCCACGTATCACTTCGAAGAATCTCATCAG TGTCATCTTTTGCGAGGCTGTAGCTATATATGGCGTTATTGTTGCAATCATACTGCAAACAAAGTTGGAGAGTGTTCCGTCTTCAAAGATGTATGACGCTGagtctcttagagctgggtatGCAATCTTTGCATCTGGAATCATCGTTGGATTCGCCAACCTTGTATGCGG GTTATGTGTAGGAATCATTGGAAGCAGTTGTGCATTGTCCGATGCCCAAAACTCTACACTCTTTGTAAAGATTCTTGTGATCGAGATCTTTGGGAGTGCTCTCGGGTTGTTTGGAGTTATTGTGGGGATCATTATGTCTGCACAAGCAACGTGGCCAACCAAATAG
- the LOC104716927 gene encoding serine hydroxymethyltransferase 3, chloroplastic, translating into MQACCAGTSMVPLQQPGRVQGSVFPSLSPPVTKFSQQLKFNVSQPFRSSFLERNLVSERRASSVSLSNVEMSSNEIPFADSGLGEVDPEVRTIITKEKDRQFRSLELIASENFTSRAVMEAVGSCLTNKYSEGLPGKRYYGGNEYIDQLETLCQNRALSTFRLDSSKWGVNVQPLSGSPANFAVYTAILSPHDRIMGLDLPHGGHLSHGFMTAKRRVSGTSIYFESMPYRLDESTGIVDYDMLEKTAALFRPKLIIAGASAYSRDFDYPRMRKIADSVGAFLMMDMAHISGLVAASVVADPFEYCDIVTTTTHKSLRGPRGGMIFFRKDPVNGVELESAINNAVFPGLQGGPHNHTIGGLAVCLKHAQSPEFKAYQKRVVSNCRALANRLVELGFKLVSGGSDNHLVLVDLRPLGMDGARVEKILDMASITLNKNSVPGDKSALVPGGIRIGSPAMTTRGLSEKDFVAVADFIKEGVEIAIEAKKFVPGSKLQEFTKLVTSPEFPLKAKVKSLKERVESFTSRFPIPGV; encoded by the exons ATGCAAGCTTGTTGTGCTGGTACTTCGATGGTTCCTCTTCAGCAACCTGGACGTGTTCAGGGATCTGTCTTTCCCTCGTTAAGCCCTCCAGTGACCAAATTTTCTCAGCAATTGAAGTTCAATGTTTCACAACCATTCCGTTCTTCATTTCTTGAAAGAAACTTGGTTTCTGAAAGAAGAGCATCTTCTGTCTCGCTATCTAATGTCGAGATGAGCA GCAATGAAATCCCTTTTGCGGATTCTGGTCTTGGTGAAGTTGATCCAGAGGTCCGAACGATCATCACAAAGGAGAAAGATAGACAGTTCAGGAGCTTGGAGCTTATTGCGTCTGAGAATTTCACGTCTCGAGCAGTTATGGAGGCTGTTGGATCATGCCTTACCAACAAGTATTCTGAGGGACTTCCTGGTAAAAG ATATTATGGTGGCAATGAGTACATTGATCAATTGGAGACACTTTGCCAGAATCGGGCTTTGTCAACTTTCCGCTTAGATTCTTCGAAATGGGGGGTTAATGTTCAGCCTTTATCTGGTTCACCTGCAAATTTTGCTGTCTACACTGCAATACTTAGCCCTCATGATAGGATCATG GGTTTGGATTTACCTCACGGTGGTCATCTGTCTCATGGGTTCATGACTGCTAAAAGGCGTGTATCTGGAACTTCAATATACTTTGAGTCCATGCCTTATCGACTTGATGAATCCACAG GCATTGTTGACTACGATATGCTCGAGAAAACTGCTGCACTCTTCAGACCAAAGCTTATTATCGCTGGTGCTAGTGCGTACAGCCGAGATTTTGACTATCCTCGCATGAGGAAG ATCGCAGACTCAGTTGGTGCTTTCCTGATGATGGATATGGCTCACATCAGCGGGCTTGTGGCTGCTTCTGTGGTAGCTGACCCATTCGAGTATTGTGATATTGTTACAACAACTACTCACAAG TCTTTGAGAGGTCCAAGAGGTGGCATGATCTTCTTCAGGAAGGATCCAGTTAACGGTGTTGAGCTTGAATCTGCCATTAACAATGCTGTCTTCCCTGGTTTGCAG GGTGGCCCTCATAACCACACAATTGGAGGATTAGCAGTCTGCTTGAAACACGCACAATCACCGGAATTCAAGGCTTACCAGAAAAGA GTTGTGTCTAACTGTAGGGCGCTAGCTAATCGATTGGTGGAACTTGGGTTTAAGCTGGTTTCTGGTGGCAGCGACAATCACCTTGTTCTTGTCGATCTTAGACCATTG GGCATGGATGGTGCTCGGGTTGAGAAAATCTTAGACATGGCATCTATTACTCTCAACAAGAACTCTGTCCCTG GGGATAAAAGTGCCTTGGTTCCAGGGGGAATAAGGATAGGATCACCAGCAATGACAACAAGAGGACTGTCAGAGAAAGACTTCGTAGCAGTGGCCGACTTCATAAAGGAAGGAGTAGAGATAGCGATAGAAGCCAAGAAGTTCGTGCCGGGATCAAAGCTGCAAGAATTCACCAAGTTGGTGACTTCACCTGAGTTTCCATTGAAAGCGAAGGTAAAGAGTCTAAAGGAAAGAGTAGAATCCTTCACCTCTCGTTTTCCCATCCCTGGCGTTTAA
- the LOC104716928 gene encoding heat stress transcription factor A-4a-like: MADMVIPFYTCLYEVVNDHSLDSIISWGKSNHSFIIWNPRELDSKLISISRPSRRLPCSSLKKFFHDVKFYGFKRVKGSPRLEFGNAYFVRGKPELLQKMQQKSFDKNLRKYQAAITAENQAIKDAKDAEARLQHLRI; the protein is encoded by the exons ATGGCGGATATGGTGATTCCATTCTACACCTGCTTGTATGAGGTTGTGAACGATCATTCATTGGATTCAATAATCTCGTGGGGCAAAAGCAACCACAGTTTCATCATTTGGAATCCGAGAGAGTTAGACAGCAAGCTTATTTCGATTTCGAGGCCCTCACGACGTCTTCCTTGCTCCAGTCTCAAAAAGTTCTTCCACGACGTCAAGTTTTAT GGATTTAAAAGAGTTAAGGGGTCTCCGCGCCTGGAATTCGGAAATGCCTATTTTGTGAGAGGTAAACCTGAGCTCTTGCAGAAGATGCAGCAGAAGTCTTTTGACAAGAATCTCCGTAAATATCAAGCAGCTATTACAGCAGAGAATCAAGCAATTAAGGATGCAAAGGATGCAGAGGCTCGCTTGCAACATTTGCgtatttga